One part of the Hydra vulgaris chromosome 01, alternate assembly HydraT2T_AEP genome encodes these proteins:
- the LOC136074024 gene encoding uncharacterized protein LOC136074024, with protein sequence MPKVNCAVIGCTNSTYRLKKWKKELCNEHQQNIRREECQLCEKPFLLYKFPSENQKNKERQLWVKALRREFINKTLWQPTGSDRVCSIHFVDGIPSTANPTPTLCLGYEIKANKSRRNLLKHPIPLKKQKLNCTAGTSCSTFMTHALTTSPHLLQPTDSNNISTFMTHASGQPYHSNDISTDLDEENNSPQTNILFFSPVSDHSYCSIQSIKVCKVCVDKSNLIESLISKVNTLTGQRFKRQILFDSVKSPVFTLRKIKTDAKMNFYTGLSTITLFESLFLLIKPYLLNLFYWSGPKSFTNSKNKKKHALMKKSKKLSQRDEFLLVLMRLRLGLLNQDLADHFGISPALCSRTFTTWIKMLSQVLGKALVVWLPRESIRSNLPPVFVKAGYQKCRVILDCAEVFIERSKSLDKQSSTWSDYKHHNTFKFLIGVIPTGYITFL encoded by the coding sequence ATGCCGAAAGTTAATTGTGCCGTAATTGGTTGTACAAATAGTACATATAGAttgaaaaaatggaaaaaagaaCTATGCAATGAACACCAACAAAATATAAGAAGAGAGGAATGCCAATTATGCGAAAagccatttttattatataagtttccatcagaaaatcaaaaaaataaagaaagacaATTATGGGTCAAAGCTTTAAGAAgagaatttataaataagacaTTATGGCAGCCAACAGGTAGTGATAGGGTATGCTCCATACACTTTGTTGATGGAATTCCTTCAACTGCAAACCCTACGCCTACTTTATGTCTTGGATATGAAATAAAAGCTAATAAATCtagaagaaatttattaaaacaccctataccattaaaaaagcaaaaacttaacTGCACTGCTGGTACCAGTTGTTCAACTTTTATGACACATGCTTTAACGACCTCACCTCACTTGCTTCAACCAACTGattctaataatatttcaaCTTTTATGACTCATGCTTCAGGACAACCATATCATTCTAATGATATTTCAACAGATTTAGATGAAGAAAATAATTCAccacaaacaaatatattatttttctcacCAGTATCTGATCATTCGTATTGCTCTATACAATCAATTAAAGTTTGCAAAGTATGTGTTGACAAGAGTAATTTAATTGAATCACTTATCAGTAAAGTAAACACGTTAACTGGCCAAAGATTCAAAcgtcaaatattatttgatagtGTTAAAAGTCCAGTATTTAcattgagaaaaatcaaaactgatgctaaaatgaacttttatactGGTTTATCAACAATCACATTATTTGAGAGTTTGTTTCTACTAATCAAAccatatttactaaatttattttattggtcTGGTCcaaaaagttttactaattctaaaaacaagaaaaagcatgctttaatgaaaaaatcaaaaaaactatcACAAAGAGACgagtttttacttgttttaatgCGATTAAGATTAGGACTTCTAAATCAAGACTTGGCCGATCATTTTGGCATATCCCCAGCATTGTGTTCACGCACATTCACAACTTGGATTAAAATGTTAAGTCAAGTTTTAGGAAAAGCATTAGTTGTATGGCTTCCACGAGAATCTATTCGTAGCAATCTGCCACCTGTTTTTGTAAAAGCTGGTTATCAAAAATGTAGAGTAATTCTTGATTGTGCAGAAGTTTTTATAGAACGTTCAAAGTCTCTTGATAAGCAATCAAGCACCTGGTCAGACTATAAGCAtcataatacatttaaattctTAATAGGTGTTATTCCAACTGGATATATTACATTTCTTTAA
- the LOC136074025 gene encoding uncharacterized protein LOC136074025: MPPVDLPSIDSLISTSPCCSEFFTSLKVNMSAENIKRIELVTRGQNENENWYPYRKSVITASKAHEVATNMDKVKKTVGGYHNFWSLNQKISGLAFTNPNIPALKYGRTMEVEAVNAFYEKMKDHHKNLTLNECGLYLDYEYPYIGASPDRIMSCDCCPKACIEVKCPYKINFTTPTELNLPYLIKKGVNVKLKTNHTYYTQCMLQMAVTRCSVTYFVVWTPHGIVVDKINFDVSLWNLLKEKYINYYKDYYLKSIFST; encoded by the coding sequence ATGCCACCAGTTGATTTGCCAAGCATTGACAGTTTAATTTCTACCTCTCCGTGTTGTTCTgaattttttacaagtttaaaagTAAACATGTCAGCTGAAAATATAAAACGAATAGAGTTAGTAACACGAGGtcaaaatgaaaatgaaaattggtATCCCTATCGAAAAAGTGTTATAACTGCCTCTAAAGCTCATGAGGTAGCAACGAATatggataaagttaaaaaaactgtcGGTGGGTATCATAACTTTTGGtcactaaaccaaaaaatatcagGACTGGCATTTACTAACCCCAATATCCCAGCCTTAAAATATGGTCGTACAATGGAAGTTGAAGCAGTGAAtgcattttatgaaaaaatgaaagatCATCATAAAAATCTTACTTTGAATGAATGTGGACTTTACCTGGATTATGAATATCCTTACATTGGAGCAAGTCCAGACCGAATAATGTCATGTGACTGCTGTCCTAAAGCATGTATTGAGGTGAAATGCCCTTACAAGATTAATTTTACAACACCAACAGAATTAAATTTaccatatttaataaaaaagggtgtcaatgtaaaacttaaaactaacCATACTTATTACACCCAATGTATGTTACAAATGGCTGTTACAAGGTGCAGTGTTACATACTTTGTTGTATGGACTCCACATGGTATAgttgttgataaaattaattttgatgtgTCTTTGTGGAATTTGTTAAaggaaaaatatattaattattataaagattattatttgaAATCTATTTTTAGCACATAA